One window from the genome of Rufibacter tibetensis encodes:
- the ppk1 gene encoding polyphosphate kinase 1 yields the protein MNSIKASEQIRRSNYISRDLSWLRFNYRVLDLARNPQTPLFDRMKFLAITSSNLDEFFMIRVGSLYNYIDFGKERIDYSGLRELPFRKKLLDLAHRFVGDQCAVYEELKADFDKNGFNICRVDDLTEGEQAKAATYFKNTIYPLLTPMVYDSYHGFPLMMNQLLIFAVVTRTSEEEKQQSRVTFVQVPGNLSRFFEISRKNKIIFVPLEEIIRWNMHKLFRNVEIESVNLFRITRNGDFTLEESDDMDQDFVQEVKQKLKNRKKGRVVRLEVERTPSPYVMKMLKERWTIDNGNIFSIDRLIDLKALWQIVKHPHFSNKVQRPPSAVPAPSLPPGSMDNIFEYLKHHDVLLHHPYNSIEPVVTLLEKAAEDPYVLGIKQTIYRLAENSRVTAALLKAAENGKHVSALLEVKARFDEERNLREGEKLEKAGCFVIYGISKYKTHTKMLMIIRKEGEKVTRYVHIGSGNYNEQTSRMYTDISLLTTDDVYGHDVSEFFNVITGHSYPENYEYLITAPKDMRQQLIELIRQEKRNAESGLPSGIVIKINSLEDKEVIDEFYEASQAGVQIKLIVRGICCLRPGREGLSENIQVSSIVGEYLEHARLFYFHNNGNPQVLGGSADIMVRSFERRIEALFYIVHEDLKRQTINILRYNLMDNQNSYIMREDGSYIKRQPEEGEEPFNMHREFYHLSTEMEVEACLF from the coding sequence ATGAATTCAATCAAGGCATCGGAACAAATCCGGAGAAGTAACTACATCAGCCGTGACCTCAGTTGGTTACGGTTCAACTATAGAGTGCTGGACCTGGCACGGAACCCTCAAACCCCTTTGTTTGACAGGATGAAGTTTCTGGCCATTACCTCCTCTAACCTGGATGAGTTCTTCATGATCAGGGTGGGCAGCTTGTACAACTACATTGACTTCGGGAAAGAGCGAATAGATTATTCTGGCCTACGCGAACTGCCGTTCCGGAAAAAACTGCTTGATCTGGCACACCGTTTTGTAGGCGACCAATGTGCCGTGTATGAAGAACTTAAAGCTGATTTTGACAAAAACGGCTTTAATATCTGCAGGGTAGATGACCTTACAGAAGGTGAACAGGCTAAAGCGGCCACTTACTTTAAAAACACTATCTATCCGCTGCTTACCCCTATGGTGTATGACTCTTACCATGGGTTCCCGCTCATGATGAACCAGTTGCTCATCTTTGCGGTAGTCACCCGTACTTCTGAAGAAGAAAAGCAGCAAAGCCGGGTAACCTTTGTTCAGGTGCCTGGTAATCTGAGCCGTTTCTTTGAAATTTCCCGCAAAAACAAAATCATCTTTGTTCCCCTGGAAGAAATCATTCGGTGGAACATGCACAAACTTTTCCGGAACGTGGAAATTGAATCAGTGAACCTGTTCAGGATTACGCGTAACGGTGATTTCACGCTGGAAGAAAGCGATGATATGGACCAGGACTTTGTGCAGGAGGTAAAGCAAAAGCTCAAAAACCGTAAGAAGGGCCGGGTAGTACGCCTGGAGGTAGAACGCACCCCATCGCCGTACGTCATGAAAATGCTGAAGGAGCGCTGGACCATTGATAACGGAAACATCTTCTCTATAGACCGGCTCATTGACTTAAAGGCGCTTTGGCAGATTGTGAAGCACCCACACTTCTCCAACAAAGTCCAGCGTCCGCCATCTGCGGTACCCGCGCCAAGTTTGCCGCCGGGCTCCATGGACAACATCTTTGAATACCTCAAGCACCATGACGTGCTGTTGCACCATCCTTACAACAGCATTGAACCCGTAGTTACCCTGCTGGAGAAAGCAGCCGAAGACCCGTACGTACTTGGAATCAAGCAGACCATCTACCGTTTGGCTGAGAATTCCAGAGTAACCGCTGCTTTGTTAAAAGCCGCTGAAAACGGTAAACATGTTTCTGCGCTGCTGGAGGTGAAAGCCCGTTTTGACGAAGAGCGAAACTTAAGAGAAGGGGAGAAGCTGGAGAAAGCCGGTTGCTTCGTGATTTACGGGATCAGTAAGTACAAGACGCACACCAAAATGCTTATGATCATCCGGAAGGAGGGCGAAAAGGTGACGCGGTACGTGCACATTGGCAGTGGGAACTACAACGAGCAAACCAGCCGCATGTACACTGACATCAGCCTCTTGACCACCGATGACGTGTACGGCCATGACGTATCTGAATTCTTCAACGTAATCACGGGGCATTCTTACCCAGAAAATTATGAGTACCTGATTACGGCTCCTAAAGACATGCGCCAGCAGTTGATAGAACTTATCAGGCAGGAGAAACGCAATGCGGAGAGTGGGTTACCTTCTGGTATTGTGATTAAAATTAATTCTCTGGAAGACAAAGAGGTGATTGATGAGTTTTATGAGGCTTCTCAGGCAGGCGTTCAGATAAAACTTATTGTAAGGGGCATCTGCTGTTTACGTCCGGGCCGTGAAGGGCTAAGCGAGAACATTCAGGTAAGTTCTATAGTGGGCGAATACCTGGAGCATGCACGCTTGTTTTACTTCCACAACAATGGCAATCCGCAGGTGTTGGGTGGCAGCGCCGATATAATGGTGCGTAGTTTTGAGCGCCGCATTGAAGCACTGTTCTACATTGTGCATGAAGACCTTAAGCGCCAGACCATCAACATTCTACGTTACAACCTCATGGATAACCAAAACTCCTACATCATGCGGGAAGATGGCTCCTACATTAAACGGCAGCCTGAAGAAGGAGAGGAGCCTTTTAACATGCACCGTGAATTTTATCACCTGTCCACAGAAATGGAAGTAGAGGCTTGTCTATTCTAG
- the pgmB gene encoding beta-phosphoglucomutase yields the protein MRTIKACLFDLDGVLVDTAVYHFKAWRQLAQTLGIDFTEHDNERLKGVSRVRSLEIILEIGGQTMEQEKMLALCEQKNTEYLLDVAKMTPAEILPGVVDFLKALKAEGIKIALGSASKNAQLILERTELLPYFDAIIDGRHVVNGKPDPEVFLKGAEALGVHPEECVVFEDAVAGVEAAKNGNMLCVGVGQPEVLTLADIVVKDLTEMTIERLHALEQKA from the coding sequence ATGCGCACCATTAAAGCCTGCCTTTTTGACCTTGACGGAGTATTGGTGGACACCGCCGTGTACCATTTCAAAGCATGGCGCCAACTGGCCCAAACCTTGGGCATTGATTTCACCGAGCACGACAATGAGCGCCTCAAAGGGGTTAGCCGCGTCCGTTCCCTTGAAATCATTCTGGAGATTGGTGGCCAAACCATGGAACAGGAAAAAATGTTGGCTCTTTGCGAACAGAAAAACACAGAATACCTCCTGGATGTCGCCAAAATGACCCCGGCAGAAATTCTTCCAGGTGTGGTGGACTTCCTGAAAGCCCTGAAAGCCGAGGGCATCAAAATCGCCTTGGGGTCTGCCAGCAAAAATGCCCAGCTCATTCTGGAGCGTACAGAGCTTCTGCCCTACTTTGACGCCATCATTGACGGCCGCCACGTTGTCAATGGCAAACCAGACCCAGAAGTATTCCTGAAAGGTGCTGAAGCGTTGGGCGTACACCCGGAGGAGTGCGTGGTGTTTGAAGATGCAGTTGCCGGTGTAGAAGCCGCCAAAAACGGAAACATGTTGTGCGTAGGCGTTGGCCAACCAGAAGTACTTACCCTGGCAGACATCGTGGTGAAAGATCTCACTGAAATGACCATTGAGCGCCTGCACGCACTGGAGCAGAAAGCCTAA
- a CDS encoding alpha/beta hydrolase, with protein sequence MKSPLFFKRVFTFLFLLLAFSAEAQVTIEVVRVPSKTPEKDTLFLAGNFNGWNPRSLLHAFQKTGTNRYTLTMPIGEGELEYKITRGGWEKGETLANGAGLGNRAYKAKPGRDTVRIEVENWQDNFPTATKNHTATDNVKILSNEFWMPQLEKSRRIWLYLPPNYATSGKKYPVLYMHDGQNLFDSFYSFSGEWGIDESLNEQFENEGREVIVVGIDNGGEERMNEYTPWNNMKMGGGKGDAYVDFLVQTLKPYIDSHYRTLPGKEHTGIAGSSMGGLISLYAALKYPDVYSKAGIFSPAFWVSPEFYKYAAKTKPSKDLKIFLVAGAKEGEKMVPDMKRMRDVLLNQGLKPSNLKYEVHEDGEHKEAYWQREFPRVFKWLFSR encoded by the coding sequence ATGAAATCACCTTTATTCTTTAAGCGGGTTTTTACATTTTTGTTCTTACTACTAGCCTTTTCAGCTGAGGCGCAGGTAACTATTGAAGTGGTTCGGGTGCCTAGCAAAACACCGGAAAAAGATACCCTCTTTTTGGCAGGTAATTTCAATGGCTGGAATCCACGCAGTTTACTGCACGCTTTCCAGAAAACAGGTACTAACCGCTACACACTGACTATGCCAATTGGAGAAGGCGAACTGGAATACAAAATCACACGTGGAGGCTGGGAGAAAGGAGAGACGCTGGCCAATGGCGCGGGCCTAGGAAACCGGGCGTATAAAGCCAAACCAGGCAGGGACACGGTACGTATTGAGGTAGAAAATTGGCAAGATAATTTCCCCACCGCTACGAAAAACCACACCGCCACCGACAACGTCAAAATTCTGAGCAACGAATTTTGGATGCCGCAGCTAGAGAAATCCCGACGGATTTGGCTGTACCTGCCGCCTAATTACGCAACCTCAGGAAAGAAGTACCCTGTGCTGTACATGCACGATGGGCAAAACCTGTTTGATTCTTTTTACTCCTTCAGCGGAGAGTGGGGCATAGACGAGTCCTTGAACGAGCAGTTTGAAAATGAGGGTCGCGAGGTCATTGTGGTTGGCATAGATAACGGTGGGGAGGAGCGTATGAATGAGTACACGCCCTGGAACAATATGAAAATGGGCGGCGGAAAAGGAGATGCCTACGTTGATTTCCTGGTTCAAACCCTCAAGCCTTACATTGACTCGCATTACCGCACCCTTCCGGGTAAAGAGCACACGGGCATTGCCGGTTCTTCCATGGGCGGGTTGATTTCTTTGTATGCGGCGCTAAAATATCCTGACGTATACAGCAAGGCAGGTATTTTCTCACCCGCCTTCTGGGTTTCACCGGAGTTTTACAAATATGCCGCCAAAACAAAGCCTTCCAAAGACCTTAAGATCTTCTTGGTGGCTGGGGCTAAAGAAGGAGAGAAGATGGTGCCCGACATGAAGCGCATGCGCGATGTCTTATTGAATCAGGGGCTTAAGCCTTCCAACCTCAAGTATGAGGTGCACGAAGACGGAGAGCACAAGGAGGCCTATTGGCAACGGGAGTTCCCACGCGTATTCAAATGGCTTTTTTCTAGATAG
- the gyrB gene encoding DNA topoisomerase (ATP-hydrolyzing) subunit B, giving the protein MSDIEQNNMTAYSADSIQVLEGLEAVRKRPAMYIGDIGIKGLHHLVWEVVDNSIDEALAGHCDEISVTIHTDNSISVSDNGRGIPVDFHQKEGRSALEVVMTVLHAGGKFDKDSYKVSGGLHGVGVSCVNALSTDLHVTVHRNGKLYEQHYNIGIPAYPVREIGTTDKRGTTVHFQPDASIFTVTEYKYETVASRLRELAFLNKGIRINLTDLREEVSPGEYLSESFYSQGGLREFVAYIEETRVNLIPEPIYVESEKGGIPVEIALNYNTSYTENIFSYVNNINTHEGGTHVAGFRRALTRTLKSYAEKSGMLEKAKVEIQGDDFREGLTAVISVKVQEPQFEGQTKTKLGNSDVMGAVDTVVGEILNRFLEENPKEARIIIQKVILAAQARLAARKAREMVQRKNVMGGSGLPGKLADCSDSDPENCELYLVEGDSAGGSAKQGRDRKFQAILPLRGKILNVEKAQEHRIYENEEIKNMITALGVSFGTPEDEKALNMVKLRYHKVIIMTDADVDGSHIRTLILTFFFRYMRDLIDNGYVYIALPPLYLVKKGKEERYCWTEQDRIEAIAELGKGKEDSVGVQRYKGLGEMNPEQLWETTMRPDTRSLKQVSVESAAEADHLFSMLMGDEVAPRRDFIERNAKYAKVDV; this is encoded by the coding sequence ATGAGTGACATCGAACAAAACAACATGACCGCCTATTCCGCAGACAGTATCCAGGTGCTAGAAGGCTTGGAGGCGGTGCGTAAACGGCCCGCCATGTACATCGGCGATATTGGCATCAAAGGTCTCCATCACCTGGTTTGGGAGGTGGTAGACAACTCCATAGATGAAGCGCTTGCCGGGCATTGTGACGAAATCAGCGTTACCATTCACACAGACAACTCCATTTCAGTTTCAGACAATGGCCGGGGTATTCCGGTTGACTTCCACCAGAAGGAAGGTCGTTCTGCCCTGGAAGTAGTAATGACTGTGCTTCACGCCGGGGGTAAGTTTGACAAAGATTCTTACAAAGTTTCTGGTGGTTTGCACGGGGTAGGGGTTTCCTGCGTGAACGCGCTTTCCACAGACCTGCATGTGACGGTTCACCGCAATGGTAAGTTGTACGAGCAGCATTATAATATTGGTATACCAGCTTACCCTGTGCGCGAAATTGGCACTACAGACAAGAGAGGTACCACCGTACACTTCCAACCTGATGCCAGCATCTTCACCGTTACAGAGTATAAATACGAGACGGTAGCCAGCCGCTTGCGTGAACTGGCTTTCCTGAACAAAGGCATCAGAATCAACCTTACTGACCTGAGAGAAGAAGTATCGCCAGGTGAATACCTGAGCGAGTCTTTCTACTCACAAGGTGGTCTGCGTGAGTTTGTGGCCTATATTGAGGAAACCAGGGTTAACCTGATCCCGGAGCCTATCTACGTGGAGAGTGAAAAAGGTGGTATTCCGGTGGAAATTGCCTTGAACTACAACACGTCTTACACAGAGAATATCTTCTCTTACGTAAACAACATCAACACCCACGAAGGGGGTACCCACGTGGCCGGTTTCCGTCGTGCGCTAACCCGTACCCTGAAAAGCTACGCTGAGAAATCTGGGATGCTGGAGAAAGCTAAAGTGGAGATTCAGGGCGATGACTTCCGCGAGGGCTTGACTGCTGTGATTTCTGTAAAAGTACAGGAACCTCAGTTTGAAGGCCAGACCAAAACCAAGTTGGGTAACTCAGACGTGATGGGTGCCGTGGACACGGTGGTAGGAGAGATCTTGAACCGTTTCCTGGAAGAGAACCCGAAAGAAGCCCGTATCATCATCCAGAAAGTAATTCTTGCGGCGCAAGCGCGCCTGGCGGCCCGTAAGGCCCGTGAGATGGTGCAGCGTAAGAACGTGATGGGTGGCTCGGGCTTACCAGGTAAACTGGCTGACTGCTCTGACTCTGATCCTGAGAACTGCGAACTGTATCTGGTAGAGGGTGACTCTGCAGGTGGTTCAGCCAAGCAGGGCCGTGACCGTAAGTTCCAGGCCATTCTGCCGTTGCGTGGTAAAATCCTGAACGTGGAGAAAGCTCAGGAGCACCGCATCTATGAGAACGAAGAGATCAAGAACATGATCACCGCCCTAGGCGTAAGCTTCGGGACTCCGGAAGACGAGAAGGCACTCAACATGGTGAAACTGCGCTACCACAAAGTCATTATCATGACGGATGCGGACGTGGACGGTTCCCACATCAGAACCCTGATCCTGACGTTCTTCTTCCGCTATATGCGTGACCTTATTGACAATGGCTACGTGTACATTGCATTACCGCCGTTGTACTTGGTGAAGAAAGGCAAAGAAGAGCGTTACTGCTGGACTGAGCAGGATCGCATTGAAGCCATTGCCGAACTAGGGAAAGGAAAAGAAGATAGTGTGGGCGTGCAGCGGTACAAAGGTCTTGGTGAGATGAACCCAGAGCAACTTTGGGAAACCACCATGCGCCCAGATACCCGCAGCTTAAAACAAGTTTCAGTTGAATCAGCAGCCGAAGCTGATCACCTTTTCTCTATGCTAATGGGAGATGAAGTAGCGCCCCGCAGAGATTTTATTGAGCGCAATGCGAAATACGCTAAAGTAGACGTTTGA
- a CDS encoding glycoside hydrolase family 13 protein yields the protein MKHRFFSRSLYKGLTLLGIFLISLTSQAQKKASITRVDPTNWWVGMKNQDLQLLVYGPNAGTYNYSITYPGVALVKAHKVENPNYAFLDLTIDAATKPGTFTITGQNGNQKLTRKYELKARDQEPKGQGVTSADFIYLVLPDRFANGDPKNDKFKDMADPNADRKNPFLRHGGDIQGIQNHLNYFEELGVTALWLNPVIENNQPLTDEGGAMRSAYHGYAFTDHYQVDKRFGGNEAYTKLVKAAHAKGMKVVQDAVYNHVGINHWFIKDMPSKDWVHQFPTYTNTSHKFQAIIDPHGSKADWAVMMNGWFVPHMPDLNQNNPFVANYLIQHALWTVENFGVDAWRIDTYMYNDDEFMNRCNQALMDQYPNIHIFGESWVNNVLAQSRFTRNNINFPFKSNQPGTLDFVLWTAMNDALNQNFGWDEGVSKVHQVLAQDIAYQDPMKLVTFLDNHDMNRYFSVIGEDLNKYKMGLTWMLTTRGIPSLYYGTEILMKNFKDPSDAEVRRDFPGGFAGDKENKFTATGRNERENDAFNFVKKLANYRKNTPALHSGKLMQFVPQEGTYVYFRYNNDNTVIVATNSTDKEVDLKTERFAERMTGFSSARNVLTDQNVSSLSIIKIPAKTALMLELQK from the coding sequence ATGAAGCATAGATTTTTCTCCCGGTCCCTCTACAAAGGGCTCACCCTGCTGGGAATTTTTCTGATTTCCCTTACTTCCCAAGCGCAGAAAAAAGCCTCCATCACCCGCGTTGATCCTACTAATTGGTGGGTGGGCATGAAAAACCAGGATCTGCAACTGCTGGTCTATGGCCCCAACGCCGGCACCTACAACTATTCCATCACCTACCCTGGCGTAGCGTTGGTGAAAGCCCACAAAGTTGAAAACCCGAACTATGCGTTTTTAGACCTGACCATTGATGCCGCCACCAAACCGGGCACTTTCACCATCACTGGCCAGAACGGAAACCAGAAGCTTACCCGCAAGTACGAACTGAAGGCACGAGACCAGGAACCCAAAGGCCAAGGCGTCACCTCCGCAGATTTCATTTATCTGGTATTGCCTGACCGTTTCGCCAACGGTGATCCGAAGAATGACAAATTCAAGGACATGGCAGACCCTAACGCAGACCGCAAGAACCCGTTCCTGCGCCACGGCGGAGACATCCAAGGCATACAAAATCACCTGAACTACTTTGAAGAATTGGGAGTCACGGCCCTTTGGTTAAACCCTGTCATTGAAAACAACCAGCCACTCACCGATGAAGGCGGGGCCATGCGAAGTGCTTACCACGGCTACGCTTTCACCGACCATTACCAGGTAGACAAGCGCTTCGGCGGAAATGAGGCGTATACCAAATTAGTGAAAGCGGCTCATGCTAAAGGAATGAAAGTGGTGCAGGATGCAGTCTACAACCACGTGGGCATCAACCACTGGTTTATCAAAGACATGCCCTCCAAAGACTGGGTGCACCAGTTCCCTACGTATACTAACACCTCGCACAAGTTTCAGGCGATCATTGATCCCCACGGCTCCAAGGCAGACTGGGCCGTGATGATGAATGGCTGGTTTGTGCCCCACATGCCAGACCTGAACCAGAACAACCCCTTTGTGGCCAATTACCTCATCCAGCACGCCCTCTGGACGGTAGAAAACTTCGGGGTAGATGCCTGGCGCATTGACACCTACATGTACAACGATGATGAGTTCATGAACCGCTGCAACCAGGCGCTCATGGACCAGTACCCCAATATCCACATTTTTGGCGAGTCATGGGTGAACAACGTATTAGCACAGAGCCGCTTTACACGCAACAACATCAACTTCCCCTTTAAGAGCAACCAACCCGGCACTTTGGACTTTGTGCTTTGGACGGCCATGAACGATGCCCTGAACCAGAACTTCGGGTGGGACGAAGGCGTGAGCAAAGTACATCAGGTTTTAGCCCAGGATATCGCTTACCAGGACCCCATGAAACTGGTGACCTTCCTGGACAACCATGATATGAACCGCTACTTCTCTGTTATAGGCGAAGACCTGAACAAATACAAAATGGGCTTGACCTGGATGCTGACCACCCGGGGCATTCCCTCGCTCTACTACGGCACCGAGATTTTGATGAAGAACTTCAAAGACCCTTCAGATGCCGAAGTTAGGAGAGACTTTCCGGGTGGATTTGCCGGCGACAAGGAAAATAAGTTCACAGCTACAGGCCGCAACGAGCGCGAAAACGACGCCTTCAATTTTGTAAAGAAACTGGCGAACTACCGCAAAAACACCCCGGCCCTGCACTCAGGCAAACTCATGCAGTTTGTGCCGCAGGAGGGCACCTATGTGTACTTCCGCTACAACAATGACAACACCGTGATAGTAGCCACCAACAGCACAGACAAAGAAGTAGACCTGAAAACAGAAAGGTTCGCGGAGCGCATGACTGGTTTCTCCAGCGCCCGTAATGTATTAACAGACCAGAACGTAAGCAGCCTGTCTATTATTAAAATTCCCGCTAAAACAGCTCTGATGTTAGAGCTGCAGAAGTAA
- a CDS encoding ROK family protein, whose amino-acid sequence MKDVILGIDIGGTNTKFGFIDRDGIILTQGELPTTEGETVHDFLRILYSEVQNKFKKIEDEAKVIGVGVGAPNGNFYTGTIENAPNLKWHGSVPLVELLQSYFKLPVYLTNDANAAAIGEMIYGGAKNMRNFVVVTLGTGLGSGIVVNGELVYGHDGNAGELGHTLVNVKGSGRVCGCGRRGCLETYVSATGIKRTVYKFLADYTDYSELRGVSFNDLTAEMITQAAKRGDKIAIDCFEYTGKVLGMKLADTVAHLSPEAIFLFGGLVRAEEFLFDPVRYHLEKNLLSIFKGKVKILPSGLGLNNTAVMGAAALAWKELERVPVA is encoded by the coding sequence ATGAAGGACGTAATTTTAGGTATTGACATCGGTGGTACGAACACCAAATTTGGGTTCATTGACCGTGATGGCATCATTTTAACCCAAGGCGAACTCCCCACCACTGAAGGGGAAACGGTCCATGACTTCCTGCGCATCCTCTATTCTGAGGTGCAAAACAAATTCAAAAAGATTGAAGACGAGGCCAAGGTGATTGGTGTTGGCGTAGGCGCTCCTAATGGAAACTTTTACACCGGTACCATTGAAAATGCCCCTAACCTGAAATGGCACGGTTCTGTGCCATTGGTAGAGTTACTGCAGTCTTACTTTAAACTTCCGGTTTACTTAACCAATGATGCCAACGCAGCCGCTATCGGCGAGATGATCTATGGCGGTGCCAAGAACATGCGCAACTTTGTGGTAGTGACTTTGGGCACTGGCTTAGGAAGTGGTATTGTGGTAAACGGCGAGTTGGTGTACGGACATGATGGCAACGCCGGCGAACTGGGCCATACTCTGGTGAACGTGAAAGGCAGCGGACGCGTGTGTGGTTGCGGACGCCGTGGTTGTTTGGAAACGTACGTTTCTGCCACTGGTATCAAACGCACTGTGTACAAGTTCTTAGCAGACTATACAGACTACAGCGAACTGCGCGGCGTAAGCTTCAATGACCTTACCGCTGAAATGATCACGCAAGCTGCCAAACGCGGCGATAAAATTGCTATTGACTGCTTTGAATATACGGGCAAGGTACTAGGCATGAAACTAGCCGATACCGTAGCACACTTAAGCCCAGAGGCCATCTTCCTGTTTGGTGGTCTAGTAAGAGCCGAAGAATTCCTCTTTGATCCGGTTCGTTACCACTTAGAGAAGAACCTGTTAAGCATTTTCAAAGGTAAAGTGAAGATTTTACCTTCTGGTTTGGGACTGAACAACACCGCCGTAATGGGCGCTGCAGCCCTTGCCTGGAAAGAATTGGAGCGCGTGCCTGTGGCATAG